From a single Phocoena sinus isolate mPhoSin1 chromosome 1, mPhoSin1.pri, whole genome shotgun sequence genomic region:
- the CCDC185 gene encoding coiled-coil domain-containing protein 185, translating into MEGFGRFSLRPHSDLWEAPPPRKERASSARLGGSGPQSEQGLCSRAGTPREGSEAAASWPHLFCSPTPRPRRHRYPDFLPESRSLTDVARRPPDHARKHRPRRRRLEDAWGEAGTKPLEQRGSPPSPAWQQQPQLPPQQPQPCQHYPPAWGDLPPSYPQGAYTPPSGTFRVEKVQSRDQWAVPACRGLSRWSLSSVHTKKCSVPSREFGTQSGCVYIQERYRNDPGESLASQYSQPSLPSRAMHNQHTQILKHKLEEAVMSSRGRKLVALVLTWLKKAQRMRELQQQAAIAWKELKRSDQKVQLTLETERQRLLQQSQEQWQQEEEWHKARLSRKQRVRQRDRQATYTIRQGSRWKAQLEDRDNQRQEKLEGVPSETETKHGTQYQVQRLQEHERKMRDLRERNSLQLQERLKQACLKKHVHTTEGQKKIQETNLSSLVNYQARKVLMDCQAKAEELLRKLSLEQSSQWSQDSPQGLIKEHHRELKEKVKEEEQCQQVKWCAEEPEEQRKEHKRLSMELADQKIPQTRSNVHKNIGDKAQHIRELNILREKNHHILKLKAEKEEKCHIEGIKEAIRKKEQKMEQILREKDATFREFQKISRASGTDNVRKFANSFFDPIGREAQVRAGQQGGGH; encoded by the coding sequence ATGGAGGGCTTCGGCCGCTTCTCCCTGCGGCCTCACTCGGACCTCTGGGAGGCCCCGCCGCCCCGCAAGGAGCGCGCATCCTCGGCGCGGCTGGGCGGGTCAGGGCCGCAGAGCGAGCAGGGCCTGTGCTCCCGGGCCGGGACTCCCCGCGAGGGGAGCGAGGCCGCGGCTTCCTGGCCGCACCTGTTCTGCTCGCCCACCCCGCGGCCCCGCCGGCACCGGTACCCGGACTTTCTGCCTGAAAGCCGCAGCCTGACAGACGTGGCCCGGAGGCCCCCGGACCACGCCAGGAAGCACCGGCCCCGCAGACGGCGCCTGGAAGACGCCTGGGGGGAGGCAGGTACCAAGCCCCTGGAGCAGCGAGGCAGCCCGCCTAGCCCGGcctggcagcagcagccccagctgcCACCGCAACAACCTCAGCCCTGCCAGCACTACCCTCCGGCCTGGGGAGATTTGCCCCCATCTTACCCGCAGGGAGCTTACACTCCCCCGAGTGGAACTTTCAGGGTAGAAAAGGTGCAGAGCAGAGACCAGTGGGCAGTGCCGGCCTGCAGAGGTCTCAGTCGCTGGTCCCTTTCCTCGGTTCACACGAAGAAGTGTTCTGTGCCCTCCAGAGAGTTCGGGACGCAGTCAGGTTGCGTGTACATCCAGGAAAGATACCGTAATGATCCAGGGGAGTCATTAGCCAGCCAGTACTCCCAGCCCTCGCTCCCCAGCAGGGCAATGCACAACCAGCACACCCAGATCCTCAAGCACAAGCTGGAAGAGGCAGTCATGTCCTCCAGGGGCCGGAAGCTTGTGGCCCTGGTGCTGACCTGGCTCAAAAAGGCCCAGAGGATGCGGGAGCTGCAGCAGCAGGCGGCTATAGCCTGGAAGGAGCTGAAGCGCTCAGACCAGAAGGTCCAGCTGACCCTAGAGACAGAGCGCCAGCGGCTGCTGCAGCAGAGCCAGGAGCAGTGGCAGCAGGAGGAGGAGTGGCACAAGGCTCGCCTGAGCCGGAAGCAGCGTGTCCGACAGCGGGACAGGCAAGCGACCTACACGATCCGGCAGGGGAGCAGGTGGAAGGCGCAGCTAGAGGACCGAGACAACCAGCGCCAGGAGAAGCTGGAAGGGGTCCCCTCTGAGACCGAGACCAAGCACGGGACGCAGTACCAGGTGCAGCGCCTGCAGGAGCACGAGAGGAAGATGCGGGACCTGCGGGAGCGGAACAGCCTGCAGCTGCAGGAGAGGCTGAAGCAGGCCTGTCTAAAGAAGCATGTGCACACCACGGAGGGCCAGAAAAAGATCCAGGAGACCAATCTTAGCTCCCTAGTCAATTACCAGGCCCGGAAGGTCCTCATGGACTGCCAGGCCAAGGCTGAGGAGCTCCTCAGGAAGCTGTCCCTGGAACAGAGTTCCCAGTGGTCCCAAGATTCTCCCCAGGGCCTGATTAAGGAGCATCACCGGGAGCTGAAGGAGAAGGTCAAGGAGGAGGAGCAGTGCCAGCAGGTCAAGTGGTGCGCGGAAGAGCCCgaggagcagaggaaggagcacaaGCGGCTGTCCATGGAGCTCGCGGACCAGAAGATCCCACAGACCAGGAGTAACGTCCACAAGAATATCGGTGACAAGGCGCAGCACATTCGGGAGCTCAACATCCTGCGGGAGAAGAATCATCACATCCTGAAGCTGAAAGCCGAGAAGGAGGAAAAGTGCCACATCGAGGGCATTAAGGAAGCCATTAGGAAAAAGGAGCAGAAGATGGAGCAGATCTTGCGAGAGAAAGATGCAACCTTCCGTGAATTCCAAAAGATCTCCAGGGCCTCCGGGACAGACAACGTGAGAAAGTTTGCCAACAGCTTCTTTGATCCGATAGGGCGGGAGGCCCAGGTTCGTGCTGGGCAGCAGGGAGGAGGCCACTGA